In Spirosoma aureum, a single genomic region encodes these proteins:
- a CDS encoding outer membrane beta-barrel family protein, whose protein sequence is MKPVGLLCLTGILLTLTRSASGQQVYSLTARVINAGQEPIAVHARLLSIPDSAVLKSGLFPDGVVSFPAISQTNAVLRLSSLSFADTLIRIHNNGHSQLNLGVLVMQERNFQLHEVRISGQAPLVSQGSNGSVDVQVTGTILAGSTSVTQILERSPGVTFNDGRISVVGKGEALLFLNSQAITYEQLAAIPVSQIIRIEIIANPSSRYDAEGKAVIRIITKANAEKGTTGSITQQYTYSDFAGGESNTLSDLNHRKGKLTIAANYTLRAGHDREILHTTRTRPATTNFLHSDLTTDWQRKLRNYSSYGVGIQYNPSDNTYFSLGYKGNLDKLGGSQDSRNSITDAINQGIYNSRLAKNEKRLNHSLIFNYNRTLDSLGSAFFIGSQVTRFRTDVRDLISENNALNDSIFSRRLKNNQSYSITIFSAQADYTKAFGSDKKLETGLKLTYATTASGTDFLVAASGEYFQPDPKLSSQFDYTEWLPAAYINYSGAISKSVHFGAGIRNEWTHYTLNTTAGAGQMIQKSYFNVFPNFLLTKTVWDDLAFRLSYVAKITRPRYQALNPWVIYQDPFTSIQGNPGLRPEKVHAFEIGMNYRQFDLRAGYNYTLDPRSGAALRGDGPNSYVLKGINLEKDHTFFLSGSATLTIGWWNTTNTVTLSQSNSIDNQYGFELVKPRPQLYAYTSNTFTIKNLVKIQLLAWYLGDKYYGLYYNKSRATVTLGLEKDFFKNAWKLRFTANDLFH, encoded by the coding sequence ATGAAACCAGTTGGCTTGCTGTGTTTAACAGGTATCCTGCTTACTCTGACCCGTTCTGCAAGTGGTCAGCAGGTTTATTCCTTAACGGCCAGGGTAATCAATGCCGGTCAGGAACCCATTGCCGTGCATGCAAGGCTACTCTCCATTCCCGACTCTGCGGTACTAAAAAGCGGCTTATTTCCGGATGGCGTCGTATCTTTTCCGGCGATATCGCAAACGAATGCTGTGCTTCGATTAAGCAGCCTGTCATTTGCAGATACACTCATCCGCATTCACAATAATGGTCATTCACAACTGAATCTGGGTGTGCTAGTCATGCAGGAGCGTAATTTTCAATTACATGAAGTGCGTATCAGTGGCCAGGCGCCATTAGTCAGTCAGGGGAGCAACGGCAGTGTGGACGTCCAGGTTACCGGCACCATCCTGGCGGGCAGTACATCTGTAACCCAGATTCTGGAACGATCGCCCGGAGTCACCTTTAACGACGGGCGCATTAGTGTGGTTGGTAAGGGCGAAGCGCTTCTATTTCTGAACAGCCAGGCGATTACCTATGAGCAACTGGCTGCCATTCCAGTCAGCCAGATCATCCGGATAGAAATTATTGCCAACCCATCGTCCCGGTACGACGCTGAAGGCAAGGCAGTGATCCGGATCATTACCAAAGCGAATGCAGAAAAAGGCACGACCGGTTCTATTACCCAGCAATATACCTATTCAGATTTTGCCGGTGGAGAAAGCAATACGTTGTCAGACCTGAATCACAGAAAAGGCAAACTGACGATTGCTGCGAATTATACGCTTCGAGCTGGCCACGATCGTGAGATACTTCACACGACCCGAACCCGGCCTGCTACAACCAACTTTCTCCACTCCGATTTAACGACCGACTGGCAGAGAAAACTTCGCAATTATTCCAGTTATGGGGTCGGTATCCAGTACAACCCATCCGATAACACTTACTTTTCGCTGGGTTACAAGGGTAATCTGGATAAGTTAGGAGGCAGTCAGGACAGCCGGAATAGCATCACAGATGCGATTAACCAGGGTATTTACAACAGCAGGCTCGCCAAAAACGAAAAGAGGCTGAACCATTCACTGATTTTCAACTACAACCGGACGCTCGACTCTCTCGGATCAGCCTTCTTCATAGGTAGCCAGGTTACCCGTTTCCGTACGGACGTCCGCGACCTGATCAGCGAAAACAATGCCTTAAATGACAGCATTTTCTCACGGCGGCTCAAAAACAACCAGTCCTATTCCATTACTATTTTCAGTGCTCAGGCCGATTATACGAAGGCATTTGGAAGCGATAAAAAACTCGAAACCGGTTTAAAGCTCACGTATGCGACAACCGCGTCGGGAACGGACTTTCTCGTTGCTGCTTCCGGAGAATATTTTCAGCCTGACCCGAAATTATCCAGCCAGTTCGACTATACCGAGTGGTTACCGGCGGCTTATATCAATTATTCTGGCGCAATCAGTAAAAGCGTCCACTTTGGGGCTGGAATCCGGAACGAATGGACGCATTATACTCTCAACACAACAGCCGGAGCTGGGCAGATGATCCAGAAAAGCTATTTTAATGTTTTCCCCAATTTTTTACTTACCAAAACCGTTTGGGACGACCTGGCCTTCCGGCTTTCCTACGTGGCCAAGATCACCCGTCCCCGATACCAGGCACTGAACCCCTGGGTAATTTATCAGGATCCCTTCACGAGTATTCAGGGAAATCCCGGCTTGCGACCCGAGAAGGTCCACGCGTTTGAAATCGGCATGAATTACAGGCAATTTGATCTACGAGCAGGTTACAATTATACACTTGACCCCCGAAGCGGTGCCGCGCTGCGGGGCGATGGCCCAAATAGCTACGTGCTGAAAGGCATTAACCTCGAAAAAGATCATACCTTTTTCCTTTCCGGCTCGGCCACGTTGACGATTGGCTGGTGGAATACCACCAACACCGTCACACTGAGCCAAAGTAACTCAATTGATAATCAGTACGGTTTCGAACTGGTCAAGCCACGTCCCCAGCTTTATGCGTACACGAGCAATACATTTACGATCAAAAACCTGGTCAAAATACAGCTCCTGGCCTGGTATCTGGGCGACAAGTATTACGGGCTTTATTACAACAAGAGCAGGGCAACGGTTACGCTTGGGCTAGAAAAGGATTTCTTCAAAAACGCATGGAAACTCCGGTTTACAGCCAACGATCTATTTCATTAG
- a CDS encoding LytR/AlgR family response regulator transcription factor, producing the protein MRVALIQKPLSRAYVEQIALQFDMPDLTLPFWGYRKKMPMHQIVRLEGEGNYTLFHFSDGSQLMVSLTLKKMEERLSSKVFVRPHKKNIINLLYLEGIYPDVLQPGRPQLSACLVNGDRVEVSRRKASRFIKQVKGFQEEVLLLNVKPKEAVLAA; encoded by the coding sequence ATGAGAGTAGCTTTGATACAAAAGCCTCTATCCCGCGCTTATGTCGAGCAAATTGCCCTGCAATTCGACATGCCCGACCTCACTCTCCCATTCTGGGGTTACCGTAAAAAAATGCCGATGCACCAAATTGTTCGGCTTGAGGGTGAAGGAAATTATACCCTGTTTCATTTTTCTGATGGCAGCCAGTTGATGGTTTCGTTAACACTCAAAAAAATGGAGGAGCGGCTGTCGTCAAAAGTTTTTGTTCGCCCTCATAAAAAGAACATTATTAACCTGCTGTATCTGGAGGGTATTTATCCGGATGTGCTTCAGCCGGGCCGGCCCCAACTAAGTGCCTGTCTGGTAAATGGTGACCGGGTTGAAGTATCACGCCGTAAAGCGAGCCGGTTTATTAAGCAGGTAAAAGGGTTTCAGGAAGAGGTATTATTGTTGAATGTTAAACCAAAAGAGGCCGTTTTAGCTGCCTGA
- a CDS encoding DUF1326 domain-containing protein: protein MKTLLLHLSACLLIISQTYAQDTTSLDKQKDRQNRYPKRAAQIGFIPPLSTNGLESGKVSNRFSLNALGSYAAALDGVELSGLFNVEKDYVDGVQFAGIVNSVGNELEGAQFAGITNIVGGNAHGSQFGGIANVVGKGMKGAQFAGIANLVGQDVRGVQIAGIANIANAVTGPQIAGIVNIAGRIKGAQIGLINIARDIDGPQIGLISLSPNGYRRFEVWASDALHANVAFKMGGNRQFYNIFALGATVPTTNRTRWGYGYGIGTNQPIGKRVQLSLEAISYQIHEENTTWDQLNMLNQARFSFIFPIHNRMAFTLTPTFNVQVSRLEVAEGIGSEWVGWSVYDHLTDNGTRVRMWPGATVGLQF from the coding sequence ATGAAAACGTTACTACTGCATCTCAGCGCATGTCTTTTGATCATCAGCCAGACGTATGCACAGGATACCACTTCCCTCGATAAGCAAAAGGACCGCCAGAATCGTTATCCCAAACGAGCTGCTCAGATTGGCTTTATTCCACCGTTAAGTACCAATGGACTCGAGAGCGGAAAGGTCAGTAACCGCTTCTCCTTAAATGCATTGGGCAGCTATGCCGCAGCACTGGACGGCGTCGAACTGAGTGGTCTATTCAATGTCGAAAAAGACTATGTCGATGGCGTTCAATTCGCTGGAATCGTCAACAGTGTAGGCAATGAGCTGGAGGGGGCTCAATTCGCCGGAATCACCAACATTGTCGGTGGCAATGCCCACGGGTCGCAATTTGGGGGAATTGCCAATGTCGTCGGAAAAGGGATGAAAGGCGCTCAATTTGCCGGTATTGCTAACCTGGTTGGGCAGGATGTTCGTGGCGTTCAGATTGCCGGAATTGCTAACATTGCCAACGCTGTAACTGGACCTCAAATTGCCGGAATTGTCAACATTGCCGGTCGGATCAAAGGCGCTCAGATCGGTCTGATCAACATTGCCCGGGATATCGATGGACCCCAGATTGGGTTGATCAGTCTTTCTCCTAATGGTTACCGCCGTTTCGAGGTATGGGCCAGTGATGCGCTACACGCCAATGTAGCCTTTAAAATGGGTGGTAATCGTCAGTTCTACAATATTTTCGCCCTTGGCGCTACTGTGCCGACAACTAATCGGACCCGCTGGGGTTACGGATATGGTATTGGTACAAACCAGCCAATAGGCAAGCGAGTCCAGTTGAGCCTTGAAGCCATTTCGTATCAGATTCATGAAGAAAACACGACATGGGACCAGCTCAATATGCTGAATCAGGCCCGGTTCAGCTTCATCTTCCCTATTCACAACCGAATGGCCTTCACGTTGACGCCTACTTTCAATGTACAGGTGTCCCGACTGGAAGTAGCCGAAGGTATTGGTTCGGAATGGGTGGGTTGGTCCGTTTATGACCACTTAACGGATAACGGGACGCGCGTTCGGATGTGGCCGGGCGCTACTGTTGGATTGCAATTTTAG
- a CDS encoding Pr6Pr family membrane protein, whose product MNDQYTANRQVFVAIGALMGWLAVGLQLYLIILNRVMSIPLTIVQFFSFFTILTNILVALCFTFLWLRPQSDRGIFFSSPQTSTAIAVYIVIVGLVYNLILRQLWAPQGLQRVVDEALHSVMPIYFAFYWFIFVPKEKLAWANVPVWLLYPLGYIVYILIRGEFSGLYPYPFIDVSKLGYAQVMQNSVFLTLAFLVISLLFVGLGKVLSRNT is encoded by the coding sequence ATGAACGATCAATACACAGCTAATAGGCAGGTTTTTGTTGCAATTGGAGCCCTAATGGGGTGGCTGGCAGTCGGGCTTCAGTTATACCTGATTATTCTGAACCGGGTCATGAGCATTCCCCTGACAATCGTTCAGTTCTTTAGCTTTTTTACCATTCTTACCAATATATTGGTTGCGCTGTGTTTTACTTTCCTATGGTTAAGGCCCCAATCGGATCGGGGAATTTTTTTTTCCAGCCCGCAAACCTCAACCGCCATAGCCGTTTATATTGTTATTGTCGGTTTAGTGTATAACTTAATACTTCGTCAGCTCTGGGCCCCGCAAGGTTTGCAACGCGTTGTTGATGAAGCGCTTCATTCGGTGATGCCCATTTACTTTGCGTTTTACTGGTTCATTTTTGTTCCCAAGGAAAAACTAGCCTGGGCCAATGTTCCTGTATGGTTACTTTATCCGCTTGGTTATATCGTCTATATTTTAATTCGCGGAGAGTTTTCGGGGTTGTATCCCTACCCGTTTATTGACGTAAGCAAATTAGGTTATGCTCAGGTGATGCAGAATAGTGTCTTTTTAACGCTTGCTTTTCTAGTTATTTCCCTGCTATTCGTTGGGTTAGGAAAGGTTCTTAGTCGGAATACATAA
- a CDS encoding quinone-dependent dihydroorotate dehydrogenase: MYKRIILPLLFRFDAETIHHTVTTLLKFTLAIPGVSAICRRLYVLDDQRLHRTVFGLTFPNPVGMAAGFDKNADLVSELSDLGFGFVEIGTVTPRPQPGNPRPRLFRLKADGGLINRMGFNNKGAGPAGGRLRHFAQNRGGRNVIIGGNIGKNKDTPNESALNDYLISFRELFDAVDYFVVNVSSPNTPGLRDLQEKEPLTHLLTALQTENRQRPSSKPILLKIAPDLTNGQLDDIISIVAETGIAGVIATNTTISRDGLQTNPTTVSQIGAGGVSGRPLRERSTEVIRYLHQQSGGAFPIIGVGGIFSAEDAQEKLSAGASLVQVYTSFIYEGPGLAKRINRAFLNGTVTSALPTA; this comes from the coding sequence ATGTATAAGCGCATCATTCTGCCTCTGTTATTCCGTTTTGATGCGGAAACGATTCACCATACCGTAACGACGCTTCTTAAGTTTACCCTGGCTATCCCAGGCGTATCGGCGATTTGCCGCAGGCTATACGTGCTTGACGATCAGCGTTTACACCGAACGGTCTTCGGCCTTACCTTTCCGAATCCGGTAGGTATGGCCGCAGGCTTCGATAAAAATGCCGATCTGGTCAGCGAATTGAGCGATCTGGGATTTGGCTTTGTCGAGATCGGAACCGTAACTCCCCGGCCTCAGCCCGGCAACCCGCGTCCGCGCTTATTCCGGCTAAAAGCCGATGGCGGGCTCATCAATCGAATGGGATTCAACAACAAAGGGGCAGGTCCAGCGGGTGGAAGGCTCCGCCACTTTGCCCAAAATCGGGGTGGCCGAAACGTGATTATTGGCGGCAATATTGGCAAGAATAAAGATACACCGAACGAAAGTGCCCTGAATGATTACCTGATTAGTTTTCGGGAGTTGTTCGATGCGGTCGATTATTTTGTTGTCAACGTTAGTTCACCCAATACCCCAGGTCTGCGCGACCTTCAGGAAAAAGAACCGCTAACTCACCTCTTGACAGCGTTACAAACCGAAAATCGCCAGCGGCCTTCCTCTAAACCGATCCTGCTAAAAATAGCCCCAGATTTAACGAATGGGCAACTTGATGACATTATTAGCATTGTAGCCGAAACAGGTATTGCTGGCGTTATTGCCACCAATACGACCATAAGCCGCGATGGTTTGCAGACAAACCCGACGACAGTGTCGCAGATAGGTGCGGGTGGAGTTAGCGGGCGGCCTTTACGCGAACGGTCAACCGAAGTGATTCGATACCTTCATCAGCAATCGGGTGGAGCATTTCCGATTATTGGTGTCGGGGGGATTTTTTCTGCCGAAGATGCCCAGGAGAAACTTAGTGCCGGAGCAAGCTTGGTTCAGGTATATACAAGTTTCATTTATGAAGGCCCAGGCCTGGCTAAGCGTATTAATCGGGCATTTCTGAACGGAACGGTTACTTCGGCTCTGCCAACTGCTTGA
- the cysM gene encoding cysteine synthase CysM, with the protein MATLLDLVGNTPLIELNRLNPNPNVRLYGKLEGNNPGGSVKDRAAVSMIQGALSRGDLKPGMKLIEATSGNTGIALAMIARLYNIDIELVMPSNSTRERVLTMEAFGAKVILTETIEGARDFAEEQVQKGGYLMLNQFANPDNYLAHYRTTGPEIWRDTDGQITHFVSSMGTTGTIMGTSRYLKEKNPAIQIVGCQPTDGSSIPGIRKWPVEYLPKIFEPQRVDRVIEVSADDATQQTRKLANVEGVFAGMSSGGAVWAALELAQELESGVIVCIICDRGDRYLSSDLFG; encoded by the coding sequence ATGGCAACCCTGCTTGATTTAGTCGGCAATACGCCGTTGATAGAATTGAATCGCCTGAACCCCAACCCCAATGTTCGATTGTATGGCAAGCTAGAAGGCAACAACCCTGGCGGAAGCGTAAAAGATAGAGCCGCCGTTAGCATGATCCAGGGCGCTTTATCGCGGGGAGATTTAAAGCCCGGCATGAAGTTAATTGAAGCCACCAGTGGAAACACAGGTATTGCTCTGGCCATGATTGCACGCCTTTACAACATAGATATTGAGCTGGTGATGCCCTCAAACTCTACCCGTGAGCGTGTCTTAACGATGGAAGCATTCGGTGCGAAGGTTATTTTAACAGAAACCATTGAAGGCGCCAGGGACTTTGCCGAAGAACAGGTACAGAAAGGTGGTTACCTGATGCTCAATCAGTTTGCAAACCCCGACAATTACTTAGCCCACTACCGCACAACGGGCCCAGAAATATGGCGTGATACCGATGGGCAGATTACGCATTTTGTCTCATCGATGGGTACAACAGGTACTATTATGGGCACCTCGCGCTATCTGAAAGAGAAAAATCCGGCGATACAGATTGTTGGCTGTCAGCCAACCGACGGGTCGTCGATACCGGGTATCCGGAAATGGCCGGTGGAATACTTACCGAAGATTTTTGAGCCGCAACGGGTCGACCGTGTCATTGAGGTTTCGGCTGACGACGCTACGCAACAAACCCGGAAACTGGCTAATGTCGAGGGGGTTTTCGCGGGTATGAGCAGTGGCGGGGCCGTATGGGCTGCGTTGGAACTTGCCCAGGAACTGGAGTCAGGAGTTATTGTCTGTATCATCTGCGATCGGGGTGACCGATATCTTTCGTCAGACTTATTTGGCTAA
- a CDS encoding sensor histidine kinase, producing MKSLDDTRLRLLGPIGLYVFVSVFFRLELYINLPLNRFLVSVTIALTSGIICWQLARWVVLRIQQRYPGLTNTRQRLLWLLASLPLLVGFAWLLRHLVRFLIEGTFQYYSTPVELSRNIGIQIFYHFIYFALYEGWYILQEWQRETVETSTLEKVSLQSQLISLQHQVNPHFLFNSLNSLSSLIGDSPVQADVFLGELTAVFRYLLQASEHQLVPLHDEIAFIRSYFHLLQTRYQTGLILDLSVDTSEGQGLIPPLTLQVLVENAVRYNVILPGKPLHVRIYTTADQRLYVANTLQPKSLRVETAGGGLSNLVTRYELLNEGKLVIEEQPGWFIVSLPLMSEGRVAEVG from the coding sequence ATGAAATCCCTGGACGACACCCGACTACGTTTGCTCGGTCCGATAGGGCTTTATGTGTTCGTAAGTGTGTTTTTTCGACTTGAACTCTATATTAATCTGCCTCTAAATAGATTTTTGGTTAGCGTTACCATTGCGCTGACGTCTGGTATTATCTGCTGGCAGCTTGCCCGCTGGGTAGTTCTCAGAATTCAGCAACGATACCCTGGCTTAACGAATACCCGCCAACGCCTGTTGTGGCTGTTGGCAAGTTTACCGCTGTTAGTCGGGTTTGCCTGGCTCCTGCGCCATCTGGTTCGTTTTCTGATTGAGGGTACATTTCAATATTATAGCACCCCCGTTGAGCTGAGCCGGAATATTGGCATCCAGATTTTCTATCACTTTATTTACTTCGCTCTGTATGAGGGCTGGTACATCTTGCAGGAGTGGCAACGCGAAACAGTGGAAACCAGTACCCTGGAAAAAGTATCTTTACAAAGTCAGCTTATTTCGCTTCAGCATCAGGTCAATCCGCATTTTTTGTTCAATAGCCTTAATTCACTATCGTCACTGATTGGCGACAGTCCTGTTCAGGCCGATGTATTTCTGGGTGAGTTAACGGCCGTTTTTCGTTACCTGCTGCAAGCCAGCGAGCACCAACTGGTTCCTTTACACGATGAGATTGCGTTTATCCGATCGTATTTTCACTTATTACAGACCCGGTATCAAACGGGCCTGATACTGGATCTGTCGGTTGATACGTCGGAGGGCCAGGGGCTGATTCCACCGCTGACCCTTCAGGTATTGGTCGAGAATGCCGTGCGCTACAACGTCATTCTACCCGGTAAACCGCTCCATGTCCGCATTTATACAACCGCTGACCAACGGCTGTATGTAGCCAATACACTTCAACCGAAGAGCCTCCGCGTCGAAACGGCGGGTGGTGGGTTAAGTAACCTGGTCACTCGATATGAATTGCTCAATGAAGGCAAACTGGTGATTGAAGAACAGCCGGGGTGGTTCATCGTAAGCCTGCCATTGATGAGCGAAGGAAGAGTAGCAGAAGTAGGATGA
- a CDS encoding AMP-binding protein, whose translation METPTTDQKYPWLRFYPKGVPYEINPDAYPSLAALIEEGCQRFKDRPAYACMGKQITYGELDHLSQQFASFLQNDLGLKKGDRLAIQMPNTLQYPIAMFGALRAGLAVVNTNPLYTPREMQHQFKDSGAKAIVILANFAANLEKILDKTDIQHVVVTQLGDLLGFPKKQIVNAVVKYVKKLVPSYSLPNAIPFNDALNRGSRHAFQPVAIKSSDLAFVQYTGGTTGVSKGAMLTQRNMVANVEGQHVWITPSGIPEGQGIFVAALPLYHVYALTTNALSALKSGCMNLLITNPRDLNAFIDDLKKYKVSAFTGVNTLYNGLLNHPRIGEVDFSNLKVTSAGGMALQTSVAERWTKLTGNTPCEGYGLTETSPVLSSNPVDGTVRVGTIGIPWPSTTMRIILEDGTEAPVGQPGEIVARGPQVFPGYYNRPDETAQVMMGDWFKTGDIGVMNEDGFFKIVDRKKDMILVSGFNVYPNEIEDVVAQCPGVLEVACIGVPDEKSTEIVKIFVVKKDPALTADDVKAFCRENLTPYKIPKQIEFRTELPKSNVGKILRRPLRDEELAKQKK comes from the coding sequence ATGGAAACCCCCACAACTGATCAGAAATACCCGTGGCTTCGCTTTTACCCTAAAGGCGTTCCCTACGAAATAAATCCCGATGCTTACCCGTCACTGGCAGCTCTGATTGAAGAAGGTTGTCAGCGATTCAAAGACCGGCCAGCTTATGCTTGCATGGGCAAGCAAATCACGTATGGTGAACTGGACCACCTTTCTCAGCAGTTTGCCTCTTTTTTGCAGAATGACCTGGGCCTCAAAAAAGGAGACCGACTGGCTATTCAAATGCCCAACACCTTGCAATATCCAATTGCCATGTTTGGCGCATTACGAGCTGGTTTGGCGGTGGTCAATACAAATCCGCTATATACCCCCCGCGAAATGCAGCACCAGTTTAAAGATTCCGGGGCAAAGGCGATCGTTATTCTGGCCAACTTTGCGGCTAATCTGGAGAAGATACTCGACAAAACTGATATTCAACATGTTGTAGTTACTCAACTCGGTGATTTACTGGGCTTTCCTAAGAAGCAGATTGTCAATGCTGTCGTTAAATACGTCAAAAAACTTGTTCCTTCGTATAGCTTACCCAACGCCATTCCGTTCAACGATGCGTTAAACCGGGGAAGCCGCCATGCGTTTCAACCTGTAGCGATTAAAAGCAGCGACCTTGCCTTTGTGCAGTATACCGGTGGTACGACGGGCGTCTCGAAAGGGGCCATGCTTACTCAGCGTAACATGGTCGCCAATGTAGAGGGGCAACATGTATGGATAACACCATCAGGTATTCCGGAAGGGCAGGGCATTTTTGTCGCTGCGTTGCCACTCTATCACGTCTATGCCCTGACGACCAATGCCTTATCAGCACTCAAGAGCGGTTGTATGAATCTGCTCATTACGAATCCGCGCGATCTGAACGCCTTTATCGACGATCTTAAAAAATATAAAGTTTCCGCTTTTACAGGCGTCAATACGCTTTACAATGGCCTCCTGAATCATCCGCGTATCGGTGAGGTAGATTTTAGCAATTTGAAGGTAACATCGGCGGGCGGAATGGCTCTGCAAACGTCTGTAGCTGAACGCTGGACCAAGCTGACGGGCAACACACCCTGCGAAGGATATGGCCTAACCGAAACTTCGCCTGTTCTGTCTTCTAACCCCGTTGATGGTACGGTTCGGGTTGGTACGATCGGTATTCCGTGGCCCAGCACGACAATGAGAATTATTCTCGAAGATGGCACTGAAGCGCCGGTAGGGCAGCCGGGGGAGATTGTTGCCCGTGGCCCGCAGGTATTTCCCGGCTATTATAACCGCCCCGACGAAACAGCCCAGGTCATGATGGGCGACTGGTTTAAAACAGGCGACATTGGTGTCATGAACGAGGATGGATTCTTCAAAATCGTCGATCGCAAGAAAGACATGATTCTGGTGTCAGGATTCAATGTTTATCCCAATGAAATCGAAGATGTGGTTGCCCAGTGCCCCGGCGTCCTTGAGGTTGCCTGCATTGGTGTTCCGGATGAAAAATCGACCGAAATCGTTAAGATTTTTGTAGTCAAAAAAGATCCGGCTTTAACGGCTGATGATGTTAAAGCGTTCTGCCGCGAAAATCTGACGCCTTACAAAATACCAAAACAGATTGAATTCCGTACCGAATTGCCTAAATCGAATGTGGGCAAGATTCTTCGGCGACCCTTACGGGATGAAGAACTGGCTAAACAGAAGAAGTAA
- a CDS encoding sensor histidine kinase: MNVLNDKKIRIIGPLVLFLGGTLFFRLDWYLELSTGIVVRSDLIGLTAGYICWNIARWVVIQLQKKYPGLANTRRRLLWMALLMPLLVNFAWLIRQLAHIAFNNASYITQTFPNYTYSIGIQIFYHFIYFIIYEGSYILGAWRQAYNYNEQLKKNKLRHQLDTLKSQINPHFLFNSLNSLSMLIYENPRQAETFVDEISSVYRYLLRANDQELTTLGLELQFIKSYFQLLKTRYGAGIELHIAVDEWQLERRIPPLTLQLLVENAVKHNVILPKRPLIIEIMAKESLLVVQNNLQRKKTAVPSNKVGLANIAAKYRLLEQRDITIHEANGLFVVTLPLLTNQSEAKATL, encoded by the coding sequence GTGAACGTTCTCAATGATAAGAAAATACGGATTATTGGCCCTTTAGTCTTATTTCTGGGGGGCACGCTGTTTTTTCGGCTGGACTGGTATCTTGAACTATCAACGGGTATCGTGGTACGGTCTGACCTGATCGGTCTAACAGCAGGATACATTTGCTGGAATATTGCTCGCTGGGTAGTCATTCAATTGCAGAAAAAGTACCCCGGATTAGCCAATACCCGTCGGCGGTTACTCTGGATGGCCTTACTCATGCCGCTGCTGGTCAATTTTGCCTGGCTGATTCGACAGCTTGCCCATATCGCATTCAACAACGCTTCCTACATAACACAAACGTTTCCTAATTATACCTATTCGATTGGTATTCAGATATTTTACCATTTCATCTATTTTATCATTTATGAAGGTAGCTACATTTTAGGGGCGTGGCGACAGGCTTACAACTACAACGAACAGCTTAAAAAAAATAAACTTCGCCATCAGCTTGATACGTTAAAAAGCCAGATTAATCCTCATTTCCTGTTCAATAGCCTTAACTCCCTGTCGATGCTGATTTACGAAAATCCCCGGCAGGCAGAAACATTCGTGGATGAGATCAGCAGTGTGTATCGTTACCTACTCAGGGCCAATGATCAGGAACTAACGACACTGGGGCTCGAATTGCAGTTTATTAAATCCTATTTTCAGCTCCTGAAAACCCGATATGGTGCAGGTATTGAGCTACATATTGCCGTCGATGAGTGGCAGTTAGAGCGTAGAATTCCCCCCTTGACACTGCAACTGCTTGTTGAAAATGCCGTCAAACATAATGTAATCCTGCCCAAACGGCCATTGATAATCGAGATCATGGCGAAGGAGTCGTTACTCGTAGTCCAGAATAATCTACAGCGAAAAAAGACAGCCGTACCTTCTAACAAGGTGGGATTGGCGAATATTGCCGCCAAATACCGCCTTTTAGAGCAGCGCGACATCACGATCCACGAAGCGAACGGGCTGTTTGTGGTCACACTGCCCTTACTGACTAACCAATCGGAGGCTAAAGCGACCCTATGA